A DNA window from Ahaetulla prasina isolate Xishuangbanna chromosome 7, ASM2864084v1, whole genome shotgun sequence contains the following coding sequences:
- the PIK3CG gene encoding phosphatidylinositol 4,5-bisphosphate 3-kinase catalytic subunit gamma isoform isoform X1: MELESNDQAVVMRDDNKRRRRRRMKPYCTANTLSSTELISIEFVFPTTSIVLDVPTNCTVEQMKTQVWMRAVEGHQTSDLFRKITPEQFLLLYQKKGQWYEIYDKHQIIQTLDCILYWKVLQKKVGKIHVVEKTNPPEEVQEFQKRLNYLIGYDVTDVSNVHDDELEFARRRLVTPRTIEVSCRDPKLYSMPAWTTSKPLPEYLLSRIAHNNIFLNIHRGTTSQKIKVAVDDTPDVILQSFFTKMAKKKSLMNIPEDYSEQDFVLRVSGRDEYIVGETPIKNFHWIRQCLKKGDEIHLVLDEPPDPNQDEVQKEEWPLVDDCTGVSGYHEQLTIHGKDHEKVFTISLWDCNRKFRVKIIGMDIPVLPRNTDLTVFVEANIQHGQQLLSQRRTTAKPFTEEVLWNVWLEFDIKIKDLPKGALLTLQIYCGKTPVPSAKGNLHPHDSPSSDPKYKTQLLYYVNLLLIDHRSLLRTGDYVLHMWKIPGKGEEQGSISADKLTSATNPDKENSMAISIVLDKYCHPIALPKHKIASDPQGDRARFEMPNQLRKQLEEIIATDLLNPLTPEDKELLWHFRYESIKHPKAYPKLLSSVKWGQQELVAETYQLLAKREAWDQSALDVGLPIQLLDCNFSDETVRTMAVQKLEGLEDDDVLHYLLQLVQAVKFEPYHDSALARFLLKRGLRNKRIGHFLFWFLRSEIAQSMHYQQRFAVILEAYLRGCGKAMLKDFLRQVQVTELLHKVTREIKAISAEKYDVTPQVITQLKQKLERLQDNRFPECFRVPYDPGLKAGALVIEKCKVMASKKKPLWLEFKCADPTSLSSETIGIIFKHGDDLRQDMLILQILRIMESIWEEESLDLCLLPYGCISTGNKIGMIEIVKDANTIAKIQQSTVGNTGAFKDEILNQWLKEKCVIEEKVLVPVTATQGCYSTGLLFYYL, encoded by the exons CTACCAACTGCACGGTGGAGCAGATGAAAACCCAGGTCTGGATGCGGGCAGTGGAAGGCCACCAGACCTCAGACCTCTTCCGCAAGATCACGCCGGAACAATTTCTCCTCCTGTATCAGAAGAAGGGCCAGTGGTATGAAATCTACGACAAGCACCAGATCATTCAGACGCTGGATTGCATCTTATATTGGAAAGTTTTGCAGAAGAAAGTGGGCAAGATCCACGTGGTGGAGAAGACCAACCCCCCCGAGGAAGTGCAAGAGTTCCAAAAACGGCTCAATTATTTGATTGGCTATGACGTCACCGATGTGAGCAATGTGCATGACGACGAGCTCGAGTTTGCCCGCCGTAGGCTGGTCACTCCGCGGACGATTGAAGTCTCCTGCCGGGATCCCAAATTGTATTCCATGCCCGCTTGGACTACATCCAAGCCGCTTCCGGAATATTTGCTGAGTAGAATTGCCCACAATAATATTTTTCTCAACATCCACAGAGGAACCACCAGCCAGAAGATTAAAGTGGCGGTGGATGATACGCCGGACGTCATCCTCCAGAGCTTCTTCACGAAAATGGCGAAGAAGAAGTCTTTGATGAACATTCCCGAAGACTACAGCGAGCAGGATTTTGTCCTGCGAGTGAGTGGCAGGGATGAGTACATTGTAGGTGAGACACCCATCAAAAACTTCCACTGGATAAGACAGTGTCTGAAAAAGGGGGATGAAATCCATCTGGTCTTAGATGAACCACCGGACCCGAACCAGGATGAAGTTCAGAAGGAAGAATGGCCCTTGGTTGACGATTGCACTGGAGTTTCGGGATATCACGAGCAGCTCACCATTCACGGGAAAGACCATGAAAAGGTGTTCACCATATCTTTGTGGGATTGCAACCGTAAGTTCAGGGTCAAGATCATCGGCATGGATATCCCCGTCTTACCGAGAAACACGGACCTTACGGTCTTTGTGGAGGCTAACATTCAACACGGCCAACAGCTCCTTTCCCAGAGGAGAACAACCGCTAAGCCCTTCACCGAAGAGGTTCTGTGGAATGTTTGGCTTGAGTTTGACATCAAGATCAAGGACCTTCCAAAAGGAGCCTTGCTCACCCTGCAGATATATTGCGGCAAAACTCCCGTGCCATCCGCCAAGGGTAACCTCCACCCTCACGACTCACCTTCCTCTGACCCCAAATACAAAACTCAGCTTCTCTACTATGTCAACCTTTTGCTGATAGACCATCGCTCCCTGCTCCGAACGGGGGACTACGTCCTTCACATGTGGAAAATCCCGGGCAAAGGGGAAGAGCAAGGAAGCATCAGCGCGGATAAACTGACCTCGGCCACCAATCCGGATAAAGAAAACTCAATGGCCATTTCGATCGTTTTGGACAAGTACTGTCACCCCATCGCCTTGCCGAAACACAAGATCGCATCTGATCCCCAAGGGGACCGGGCCAGATTTGAAATGCCAAACCAGCTGCGGAAACAGCTGGAGGAGATCATAGCGACCGATCTGCTCAACCCGCTCACCCCCGAAGACAAGGAATTGTTGTGGCATTTCAGGTACGAAAGcataaagcacccaaaggcctaCCCTAAGTTGCTCAGCTCGGTGAAATGGGGACAGCAGGAACTAGTTGCCGAAACTTACCAACTGCTAGCGAAACGAGAGGCGTGGGACCAGAGCGCTTTGGACGTTGGCTTGCCCATCCAGCTTCTGGATTGCAACTTCTCGGATGAAACCGTGAGAACGATGGCGGTGCAGAAGTTGGAAGGCTTAGAAGACGATGATGTTCTCCATTACCTCTTGCAGCTGGTGCAG GCAGTCAAATTTGAGCCTTACCATGACAGTGCCCTCGCTCGATTTCTTCTAAAGCGCGGTTTGAGG AACAAGAGGATCGGACACTTCCTGTTCTGGTTTTTGAGAAGCGAGATTGCTCAGTCCATGCACTACCAGCAAAGGTTTGCCGTGATCTTAGAAGCCTATCTGAGAGGTTGTGGCAAAGCAATGCTGAAGGACTTCCTCAGGCAGGTCCAAGTGACGGAGTTGCTGCACAAGGTCACCAGGGAGATCAAAGCTATTTCTGCAGAGAAGTACGATGTCACCCCACAAG tcatcaCGCAGCTCAAACAAAAACTTGAGAGGCTACAGGACAACAGGTTTCCAGAATGTTTTAGAGTCCCCTACGATCCCGGATTGAAAGCAGGAGCGCTGGTG ATCGAAAAATGTAAAGTAATGGCCTCCAAGAAAAAGCCCCTGTGGCTGGAATTCAAATGTGCGGATCCAACCTCTCTGTCCAGCGAAACCATTGGCATTATCTTCAAACATGGTGATGATCTGAGACAGGATATGCTCATTTTACAG ATACTTCGAATCATGGAGTCCATATGGGAAGAAGAGTCCTTAGATTTATGCTTATTACCCTACGGATGTATTTCTACAGGGAATAAAATAG gaaTGATTGAAATTGTAAAGGATGCTAATACAATTGCCAAAATCCAGCAAAGCACAGTTGGAAACACTGGGGCCTTTAAAGACGAAATACTAAACCAGTGGCTTAAGGAGAAGTGTGTAATTGAAGAAAAGGTACTTGTTCCTGTTACTGCtactcaggggtgctattcaacaggtttattattttattatttataa
- the PIK3CG gene encoding phosphatidylinositol 4,5-bisphosphate 3-kinase catalytic subunit gamma isoform isoform X2 — protein sequence MELESNDQAVVMRDDNKRRRRRRMKPYCTANTLSSTELISIEFVFPTTSIVLDVPTNCTVEQMKTQVWMRAVEGHQTSDLFRKITPEQFLLLYQKKGQWYEIYDKHQIIQTLDCILYWKVLQKKVGKIHVVEKTNPPEEVQEFQKRLNYLIGYDVTDVSNVHDDELEFARRRLVTPRTIEVSCRDPKLYSMPAWTTSKPLPEYLLSRIAHNNIFLNIHRGTTSQKIKVAVDDTPDVILQSFFTKMAKKKSLMNIPEDYSEQDFVLRVSGRDEYIVGETPIKNFHWIRQCLKKGDEIHLVLDEPPDPNQDEVQKEEWPLVDDCTGVSGYHEQLTIHGKDHEKVFTISLWDCNRKFRVKIIGMDIPVLPRNTDLTVFVEANIQHGQQLLSQRRTTAKPFTEEVLWNVWLEFDIKIKDLPKGALLTLQIYCGKTPVPSAKGNLHPHDSPSSDPKYKTQLLYYVNLLLIDHRSLLRTGDYVLHMWKIPGKGEEQGSISADKLTSATNPDKENSMAISIVLDKYCHPIALPKHKIASDPQGDRARFEMPNQLRKQLEEIIATDLLNPLTPEDKELLWHFRYESIKHPKAYPKLLSSVKWGQQELVAETYQLLAKREAWDQSALDVGLPIQLLDCNFSDETVRTMAVQKLEGLEDDDVLHYLLQLVQAVKFEPYHDSALARFLLKRGLRNKRIGHFLFWFLRSEIAQSMHYQQRFAVILEAYLRGCGKAMLKDFLRQVQVTELLHKVTREIKAISAEKYDVTPQVITQLKQKLERLQDNRFPECFRVPYDPGLKAGALVIEKCKVMASKKKPLWLEFKCADPTSLSSETIGIIFKHGDDLRQDMLILQILRIMESIWEEESLDLCLLPYGCISTGNKIGMIEIVKDANTIAKIQQSTVGNTGAFKDEILNQWLKEKCVIEEKFQAAVERFVYSCAGYCVATFVLGIGDRHNDNIMITGSGNLFHIDFGHILGNYKSFLGINKERVPFVLTPDFLFVMGTSGKKTSLRFQNFQDICVRAYLALRKHTNLLIILFSMMLMTGMPQLTSKEDIEYIRDALTVGKHEEDAKKYFLDQIEVCRDKGWTVQFNWFLHLVLGIKQGVEKHSA from the exons CTACCAACTGCACGGTGGAGCAGATGAAAACCCAGGTCTGGATGCGGGCAGTGGAAGGCCACCAGACCTCAGACCTCTTCCGCAAGATCACGCCGGAACAATTTCTCCTCCTGTATCAGAAGAAGGGCCAGTGGTATGAAATCTACGACAAGCACCAGATCATTCAGACGCTGGATTGCATCTTATATTGGAAAGTTTTGCAGAAGAAAGTGGGCAAGATCCACGTGGTGGAGAAGACCAACCCCCCCGAGGAAGTGCAAGAGTTCCAAAAACGGCTCAATTATTTGATTGGCTATGACGTCACCGATGTGAGCAATGTGCATGACGACGAGCTCGAGTTTGCCCGCCGTAGGCTGGTCACTCCGCGGACGATTGAAGTCTCCTGCCGGGATCCCAAATTGTATTCCATGCCCGCTTGGACTACATCCAAGCCGCTTCCGGAATATTTGCTGAGTAGAATTGCCCACAATAATATTTTTCTCAACATCCACAGAGGAACCACCAGCCAGAAGATTAAAGTGGCGGTGGATGATACGCCGGACGTCATCCTCCAGAGCTTCTTCACGAAAATGGCGAAGAAGAAGTCTTTGATGAACATTCCCGAAGACTACAGCGAGCAGGATTTTGTCCTGCGAGTGAGTGGCAGGGATGAGTACATTGTAGGTGAGACACCCATCAAAAACTTCCACTGGATAAGACAGTGTCTGAAAAAGGGGGATGAAATCCATCTGGTCTTAGATGAACCACCGGACCCGAACCAGGATGAAGTTCAGAAGGAAGAATGGCCCTTGGTTGACGATTGCACTGGAGTTTCGGGATATCACGAGCAGCTCACCATTCACGGGAAAGACCATGAAAAGGTGTTCACCATATCTTTGTGGGATTGCAACCGTAAGTTCAGGGTCAAGATCATCGGCATGGATATCCCCGTCTTACCGAGAAACACGGACCTTACGGTCTTTGTGGAGGCTAACATTCAACACGGCCAACAGCTCCTTTCCCAGAGGAGAACAACCGCTAAGCCCTTCACCGAAGAGGTTCTGTGGAATGTTTGGCTTGAGTTTGACATCAAGATCAAGGACCTTCCAAAAGGAGCCTTGCTCACCCTGCAGATATATTGCGGCAAAACTCCCGTGCCATCCGCCAAGGGTAACCTCCACCCTCACGACTCACCTTCCTCTGACCCCAAATACAAAACTCAGCTTCTCTACTATGTCAACCTTTTGCTGATAGACCATCGCTCCCTGCTCCGAACGGGGGACTACGTCCTTCACATGTGGAAAATCCCGGGCAAAGGGGAAGAGCAAGGAAGCATCAGCGCGGATAAACTGACCTCGGCCACCAATCCGGATAAAGAAAACTCAATGGCCATTTCGATCGTTTTGGACAAGTACTGTCACCCCATCGCCTTGCCGAAACACAAGATCGCATCTGATCCCCAAGGGGACCGGGCCAGATTTGAAATGCCAAACCAGCTGCGGAAACAGCTGGAGGAGATCATAGCGACCGATCTGCTCAACCCGCTCACCCCCGAAGACAAGGAATTGTTGTGGCATTTCAGGTACGAAAGcataaagcacccaaaggcctaCCCTAAGTTGCTCAGCTCGGTGAAATGGGGACAGCAGGAACTAGTTGCCGAAACTTACCAACTGCTAGCGAAACGAGAGGCGTGGGACCAGAGCGCTTTGGACGTTGGCTTGCCCATCCAGCTTCTGGATTGCAACTTCTCGGATGAAACCGTGAGAACGATGGCGGTGCAGAAGTTGGAAGGCTTAGAAGACGATGATGTTCTCCATTACCTCTTGCAGCTGGTGCAG GCAGTCAAATTTGAGCCTTACCATGACAGTGCCCTCGCTCGATTTCTTCTAAAGCGCGGTTTGAGG AACAAGAGGATCGGACACTTCCTGTTCTGGTTTTTGAGAAGCGAGATTGCTCAGTCCATGCACTACCAGCAAAGGTTTGCCGTGATCTTAGAAGCCTATCTGAGAGGTTGTGGCAAAGCAATGCTGAAGGACTTCCTCAGGCAGGTCCAAGTGACGGAGTTGCTGCACAAGGTCACCAGGGAGATCAAAGCTATTTCTGCAGAGAAGTACGATGTCACCCCACAAG tcatcaCGCAGCTCAAACAAAAACTTGAGAGGCTACAGGACAACAGGTTTCCAGAATGTTTTAGAGTCCCCTACGATCCCGGATTGAAAGCAGGAGCGCTGGTG ATCGAAAAATGTAAAGTAATGGCCTCCAAGAAAAAGCCCCTGTGGCTGGAATTCAAATGTGCGGATCCAACCTCTCTGTCCAGCGAAACCATTGGCATTATCTTCAAACATGGTGATGATCTGAGACAGGATATGCTCATTTTACAG ATACTTCGAATCATGGAGTCCATATGGGAAGAAGAGTCCTTAGATTTATGCTTATTACCCTACGGATGTATTTCTACAGGGAATAAAATAG gaaTGATTGAAATTGTAAAGGATGCTAATACAATTGCCAAAATCCAGCAAAGCACAGTTGGAAACACTGGGGCCTTTAAAGACGAAATACTAAACCAGTGGCTTAAGGAGAAGTGTGTAATTGAAGAAAAG TTTCAGGCAGCCGTGGAGCGGTTTGTGTATTCTTGTGCAGGATACTGCGTGGCAACCTTTGTACTTGGCATAGGAGACAGGCATAATGACAACATTATGATCACAGGGTCAG GTAATCTCTTCCATATCGACTTTGGCCATATTCTTGGAAATTACAAAAGCTTCCTTGGAATTAATAAGGAAAGAGTTCCTTTTGTCTTGACACCCGATTTCCTTTTCGTCATGGGGACATCTGGAAAGAAAACAAGTCTGCGGTTTCAGAATTTTCAG GATATTTGCGTCCGGGCTTACCTCGCTCTTCGGAAACACACCAATCTTCTCATTATCCTCTTTTCGATGATGCTGATGACGGGGATGCCCCAGCTGACCAGCAAGGAGGACATTGAATATATCCGTGATGCGCTGACGGTCGGCAAACACGAAGAGGACGCGAAGAAGTATTTTCTAGATCAGATCGAAGTTTGTCGGGACAAAGGCTGGACGGTGCAGTTCAACTGGTTCCTCCATCTTGTGCTCGGGATCAAACAAGGCGTTGAAAAGCATTCTGCCTAA